From a single Loxodonta africana isolate mLoxAfr1 chromosome 9, mLoxAfr1.hap2, whole genome shotgun sequence genomic region:
- the TXN gene encoding thioredoxin isoform X2, producing the protein MVKQIEGKEDFQAALNSAGDKLVVVDFSATWCGPCKMIKPFFHSLSEKYGNVVFLEVDVDDCQDVASECEVKCMPTFQFYKKGVKVGEFSGANKEKLEATINELS; encoded by the exons ATGGTGAAACAGATCGAGGGCAAG GAGGATTTCCAGGCAGCCTTGAACAGTGCTGGAGATAAACTTGTAGTAGTTGACTTCTCAGCCACGTGGTGTGGGCCTTGCAAAATGATCAAGCCTTTCTTTCAT TCCCTCTCCGAGAAATATGGCAACGTGGTGTTCCTTGAAGTCGATGTGGATGACTGTCAG GATGTTGCTTCAGAGTGTGAAGTCAAATGtatgccaacatttcagttttaTAAAAAGGGAGTAAAG GTGGGTGAATTTTCTGGTGCTAATAAGGAAAAACTTGAAGCCACCATTAATGAATTAAGCTAA
- the TXN gene encoding thioredoxin isoform X1 translates to MTIHKLLRPQMLPTKEDFQAALNSAGDKLVVVDFSATWCGPCKMIKPFFHSLSEKYGNVVFLEVDVDDCQDVASECEVKCMPTFQFYKKGVKVGEFSGANKEKLEATINELS, encoded by the exons ATgaccattcacaagcttttaaggccccagatgctacccaccaaa GAGGATTTCCAGGCAGCCTTGAACAGTGCTGGAGATAAACTTGTAGTAGTTGACTTCTCAGCCACGTGGTGTGGGCCTTGCAAAATGATCAAGCCTTTCTTTCAT TCCCTCTCCGAGAAATATGGCAACGTGGTGTTCCTTGAAGTCGATGTGGATGACTGTCAG GATGTTGCTTCAGAGTGTGAAGTCAAATGtatgccaacatttcagttttaTAAAAAGGGAGTAAAG GTGGGTGAATTTTCTGGTGCTAATAAGGAAAAACTTGAAGCCACCATTAATGAATTAAGCTAA